A window of the Streptomyces sp. NBC_00454 genome harbors these coding sequences:
- the nudC gene encoding NAD(+) diphosphatase, with product MEVPVSTHTEPERPISLAAPSGIDREAHHRLDEAWLAAAWSHPTTRVFVVSGGQVLIDDAPDGSTAIVMTPAFEAPVTETHRYFLGTDEDGVRYFALQKDSLPGRMDQSARPAGLREAGMLLSARDAGLMVHAVALENWQRMHRFCSRCGERTVVAAAGHIRRCPGCGAEHYPRTDPAVIMLVTDDQDRALLGRQVHWPEGRFSTLAGFVEPGESIEQSVIREVWEEAGVKVGEVDYVASQPWPFPYSLMLGFTARAVTSEITVDGEEIQEARWFSRDDLRAAIEAGEVLPPAGISIAARLVELWYGKPLPRPAA from the coding sequence TTGGAAGTACCTGTGAGCACCCATACCGAGCCCGAGCGCCCGATCTCGCTGGCCGCGCCCAGCGGAATCGACCGCGAGGCCCACCACCGCCTCGACGAGGCGTGGCTCGCCGCGGCCTGGTCCCACCCGACGACCCGCGTCTTCGTGGTCTCCGGCGGCCAGGTCCTGATCGACGACGCCCCCGACGGCTCCACCGCCATCGTGATGACCCCGGCCTTCGAGGCCCCGGTCACCGAGACCCACCGGTACTTCCTGGGCACCGACGAGGACGGCGTACGGTACTTCGCGCTGCAGAAGGACTCGCTGCCCGGCCGCATGGACCAGTCGGCCCGCCCCGCCGGTCTGCGCGAGGCCGGGATGCTGCTCAGCGCACGGGACGCCGGGCTGATGGTGCATGCGGTGGCGCTGGAGAACTGGCAGCGCATGCACCGCTTCTGCTCCCGCTGCGGCGAGCGCACGGTGGTCGCGGCCGCCGGGCACATCCGCCGCTGCCCGGGCTGCGGCGCCGAGCACTACCCGCGCACCGACCCGGCGGTGATCATGCTGGTCACCGACGACCAGGACCGCGCGCTGCTGGGCCGCCAGGTGCACTGGCCGGAGGGGCGCTTCTCGACCCTGGCCGGCTTCGTGGAGCCGGGCGAATCGATCGAGCAGTCCGTCATCCGCGAGGTCTGGGAGGAGGCGGGCGTCAAGGTCGGCGAGGTCGACTACGTCGCCAGCCAGCCCTGGCCGTTCCCGTACAGCCTGATGCTGGGCTTCACGGCGCGCGCCGTGACCTCCGAGATCACGGTCGACGGCGAGGAGATCCAGGAGGCCCGCTGGTTCTCCCGCGACGACCTGCGCGCGGCGATCGAGGCGGGCGAGGTGCTCCCGCCGGCCGGGATCTCCATCGCGGCCCGGCTGGTCGAGCTCTGGTACGGCAAGCCGCTGCCGAGGCCGGCCGCGTAA
- a CDS encoding ATP-dependent DNA helicase UvrD2: MRAPCGRLSLGPLRTWQHGGVTAATHSSSFTAGADSADAVLLGLDPEQREVATTLRGPVCVLAGAGTGKTRAITHRIAYGVRSGQLVPASVLAVTFTNRAAGEMRGRLRELGAGGVQARTFHSAALRQLQYFWPRAVGGEVPRLLERKIQFVAEAGARCRIRLDRGELRDVTGEIEWAKVTQTVPADYPAAALKSGREAPRDLAEIAQIYGMYEQLKRDRNMIDFEDVLLLTVGILHDVPAVADQIRTQYQHFVVDEYQDVSPLQQRLLDLWLGDRDTLCVVGDASQTIYSFTGATPDHLLNFRTKYPQATVVKLVRDYRSTPQVVHLANGLLNQAKGRAAEHRLELISQREAGPDPVYAEYSDEPAEAEGIAARIRDLIAAGVPAGEIAVLYRINAQSEVYEQALADAGVPYQLRGAERFFERGEVQKAILALRGAARSGGNDPLLDDIVELGPQVRAVLSSTGWTHEPPAGSGAVRDQWESVAALVRLAEDFARARPAATLADLTIELDERKAAQHAPTVQGVTLASLHAAKGLEWDAVFLVGLTDGMMPITYAKTDEQVEEERRLLYVGVTRARHHLTLSWALSRTPGGRGSRRPSRFLNGLRPGSMAPGSAPGGPVRKRVRRGPVLCRVCGKTLTEAGELKLMRCEDCPSDMDEGLYERLRDWRAVQAKDQGMPAYCVFTDKTLMAIAEAAPSQDGELSMISGVGARKLERYGADVLAICAGGDPEGQDPDDA, from the coding sequence ATGCGGGCGCCCTGTGGACGGCTTTCCCTCGGTCCCCTCCGGACCTGGCAGCATGGCGGGGTGACAGCAGCAACGCACTCCTCATCCTTCACGGCCGGCGCCGACTCGGCCGACGCGGTGCTCCTGGGCCTGGACCCGGAGCAGCGCGAGGTCGCGACGACCCTGCGCGGGCCGGTGTGCGTGCTGGCCGGTGCGGGTACGGGCAAGACCCGGGCGATCACCCACCGCATCGCCTACGGGGTGCGTTCCGGCCAACTCGTGCCGGCGAGCGTGCTGGCCGTCACCTTCACCAACCGCGCCGCGGGCGAGATGCGCGGCCGCCTGCGCGAGCTCGGCGCCGGCGGGGTGCAGGCGCGCACGTTCCACTCCGCCGCCCTGCGCCAGCTCCAGTACTTCTGGCCCCGGGCGGTCGGCGGCGAGGTGCCCCGGCTGCTGGAGCGCAAGATCCAGTTCGTCGCCGAGGCGGGCGCGCGCTGCCGCATCCGCCTCGACCGGGGCGAGCTGCGCGATGTCACCGGCGAGATCGAGTGGGCGAAGGTCACTCAGACCGTGCCCGCCGACTATCCGGCGGCCGCCCTCAAGTCCGGCCGCGAGGCCCCCCGGGACCTGGCCGAGATCGCCCAGATCTACGGGATGTACGAGCAGCTCAAGCGCGACCGCAACATGATCGACTTCGAGGACGTGCTGCTCCTCACCGTCGGGATCCTGCACGACGTCCCCGCGGTGGCCGACCAGATCCGCACCCAGTACCAGCACTTCGTGGTCGACGAGTACCAGGACGTCAGCCCGCTCCAGCAGCGGCTCCTGGACCTCTGGCTCGGCGACCGCGACACCCTGTGCGTGGTCGGCGACGCCAGCCAGACGATCTACTCCTTCACCGGCGCCACCCCCGACCACCTGCTGAACTTCCGCACCAAGTACCCGCAGGCCACCGTGGTCAAGCTGGTCCGCGACTACCGCTCCACCCCCCAGGTGGTCCACCTCGCCAACGGGCTGCTGAATCAAGCCAAGGGACGGGCCGCCGAGCACCGCCTCGAGCTGATCTCCCAGCGCGAGGCGGGCCCCGACCCGGTCTACGCCGAGTACTCCGACGAGCCCGCCGAAGCCGAGGGCATCGCCGCCCGGATCCGGGACCTGATCGCCGCCGGAGTCCCCGCGGGCGAGATCGCAGTCCTCTACCGCATCAACGCCCAGTCCGAGGTCTACGAGCAGGCCCTCGCCGACGCCGGGGTCCCGTACCAGCTGCGCGGAGCCGAGCGCTTCTTCGAGCGGGGCGAGGTGCAGAAGGCGATCCTCGCCCTGCGCGGAGCCGCCCGCTCCGGCGGCAACGACCCCCTGCTCGACGACATCGTCGAGCTCGGCCCCCAGGTCCGTGCCGTGCTCAGCTCGACCGGCTGGACCCACGAGCCGCCCGCCGGCTCCGGAGCCGTCCGCGACCAGTGGGAGTCCGTGGCCGCGCTGGTCCGGCTCGCCGAGGACTTCGCCCGCGCCCGCCCGGCCGCCACCCTGGCCGACCTCACGATCGAGCTGGACGAGCGCAAGGCCGCCCAGCACGCCCCGACCGTCCAGGGCGTCACCCTCGCCTCGCTGCACGCGGCGAAGGGCCTGGAGTGGGACGCGGTGTTCCTCGTCGGCCTGACCGACGGCATGATGCCGATCACCTATGCGAAGACCGACGAGCAGGTCGAGGAGGAGCGCCGGCTGCTCTACGTCGGCGTCACCCGGGCCCGGCACCACCTGACGCTCTCCTGGGCGCTCTCCCGAACTCCGGGCGGCCGGGGGTCCCGACGCCCCAGCCGCTTCCTCAATGGCCTGCGACCGGGCTCCATGGCCCCGGGAAGCGCGCCGGGCGGCCCGGTCCGCAAGCGCGTCCGCCGCGGACCGGTCCTGTGCCGGGTCTGCGGCAAGACCCTGACCGAGGCCGGCGAGCTCAAACTGATGCGCTGCGAGGACTGCCCCTCGGACATGGACGAGGGGCTCTACGAGCGGCTGCGCGACTGGCGGGCCGTCCAGGCGAAGGACCAGGGCATGCCCGCCTACTGCGTCTTCACGGACAAGACGCTGATGGCCATCGCGGAGGCCGCTCCCTCGCAGGACGGAGAGCTCTCGATGATCTCCGGAGTGGGCGCGCGCAAGCTCGAGCGGTACGGAGCCGACGTGCTGGCCATCTGTGCAGGTGGGGACCCCGAAGGCCAAGATCCTGACGACGCGTAG
- a CDS encoding mycoredoxin, with protein MQDAGTVTMYSTTWCGYCRRLKSQLDREGIAYNEINIELDPESAAFVEKANGGNQTVPTVLVKSSAGNESVMTNPSLAQVKQALAV; from the coding sequence ATGCAGGACGCGGGCACGGTCACGATGTACAGCACGACCTGGTGCGGCTACTGCCGTCGGCTGAAGAGCCAGCTGGACCGGGAAGGCATCGCCTACAACGAGATCAACATCGAGCTCGACCCCGAGTCCGCGGCGTTCGTGGAGAAGGCGAACGGCGGCAACCAGACGGTTCCCACCGTCCTCGTGAAGTCCTCCGCGGGCAACGAGTCGGTCATGACGAACCCGAGCCTGGCCCAGGTCAAGCAGGCCCTCGCCGTCTGA
- a CDS encoding AIM24 family protein: MNQQLAGYAPTPVTARMENHGSAMLKVAMQSGQDLFARTGSMVAYEGFVQYEPNPPALRQMASQWLTGEGAPLMKCTGDGLLYLADYGANVVCINLNNDALSVNGTNLLAFDAHLQWGVERVKGMAKFAGQGLFNVQVSGTGWVAVTSRGTPIVVECGRGEDETYVDPDALVAWSPNLKVKGKSSFKASSLIGRGSGEAYQMAFSGQGIVVVQPSEDSTDRLRARG, translated from the coding sequence ATGAACCAGCAGCTCGCGGGCTACGCCCCGACCCCCGTCACGGCCCGCATGGAGAACCACGGTTCGGCCATGCTCAAGGTCGCCATGCAGAGCGGCCAGGACCTCTTCGCCCGCACCGGGTCGATGGTCGCCTACGAGGGCTTCGTGCAGTACGAGCCCAACCCGCCGGCCCTGCGCCAGATGGCCTCGCAGTGGCTCACGGGCGAAGGCGCCCCGCTGATGAAGTGCACCGGCGACGGCCTGCTCTACCTCGCCGACTACGGCGCGAACGTCGTCTGCATCAACCTCAACAACGACGCCCTCTCCGTCAACGGCACCAACCTGCTGGCCTTCGACGCCCACCTCCAGTGGGGCGTCGAGCGGGTCAAGGGCATGGCCAAATTCGCCGGCCAGGGCCTGTTCAACGTGCAGGTCTCCGGCACCGGCTGGGTCGCGGTCACCTCCCGGGGCACCCCGATCGTGGTCGAGTGCGGCCGCGGCGAGGACGAGACGTACGTCGACCCCGACGCGCTCGTCGCCTGGTCTCCGAACCTCAAGGTCAAGGGGAAGAGCAGCTTCAAGGCCTCGTCACTGATCGGCCGGGGCAGCGGGGAGGCCTACCAGATGGCCTTCTCCGGCCAGGGCATCGTCGTCGTACAGCCCAGCGAGGACAGCACCGACCGGCTCCGGGCCCGGGGCTGA
- a CDS encoding ABC1 kinase family protein: MSDLPRKAVTRTVKLAALPLGMAGRATWGLGKRIGGKSAEIVARELQQRTADQLFRVLGELKGGAMKLGQALSVFESALPEEVGGPYRAALTKLQEAAPPLPVATVHQVLTDRLGADWRDLFEEFEDKPAAAASIGQVHRAVWHDGRQVAVKVQYPGAGEALLSDLKQLSRFAGLLGPLIPGIEIKPLIKELRDRVAEELDYELEAEAQQAHADAFAGDEDVVVPDVVHQGEQVLVTEWMEGTPLSEVIADGTREERDGAGQLLARFLFSGPARTGLLHADPHPGNFRLITGPDGRMRLGVLDFGTVDRLPGGWPKSIGRSLRMTLDGDAEGVYGHLRAEGFVRDSKELDPDAVLDYLKPIIEPAEAEEFTFTRPWLRGQAARIADPRSPAHQLGRQINLPPSYLLIHRVTLSTIGVLCQLGATVRLRDELESWLPGFLPDED; the protein is encoded by the coding sequence ATGTCTGATCTTCCCCGGAAGGCGGTCACCCGCACCGTCAAGCTGGCCGCGCTGCCGCTCGGCATGGCCGGCCGGGCCACTTGGGGACTCGGCAAGCGGATCGGGGGCAAGTCGGCGGAGATCGTCGCGCGCGAGCTCCAGCAGCGGACCGCCGATCAGCTGTTCCGCGTCCTGGGTGAGCTGAAGGGGGGCGCGATGAAGCTCGGGCAAGCGCTCTCGGTCTTCGAGTCGGCCCTGCCGGAGGAGGTCGGCGGGCCCTACCGGGCGGCGTTGACGAAGCTTCAGGAGGCCGCGCCGCCGCTGCCCGTGGCCACCGTTCACCAGGTGCTGACGGACCGGCTGGGTGCGGACTGGCGGGACCTGTTCGAGGAGTTCGAGGACAAGCCCGCCGCGGCCGCCTCCATCGGGCAGGTGCACCGGGCCGTGTGGCACGACGGCCGGCAGGTGGCGGTCAAGGTCCAGTACCCGGGGGCCGGCGAGGCGCTGCTGTCGGACCTGAAGCAGCTGAGCCGGTTCGCGGGGCTGCTGGGACCGCTGATCCCGGGCATAGAGATCAAGCCGCTGATCAAGGAGTTGCGCGACCGGGTCGCCGAGGAGCTCGACTACGAGCTGGAGGCGGAGGCGCAGCAGGCGCACGCGGATGCCTTCGCCGGCGACGAGGACGTGGTGGTCCCGGACGTCGTGCACCAGGGCGAGCAGGTGCTGGTGACGGAGTGGATGGAGGGGACCCCGCTGTCGGAGGTGATAGCCGACGGCACCCGGGAGGAGCGCGACGGCGCCGGACAGCTGCTGGCCCGGTTCCTCTTCTCCGGCCCCGCCCGCACCGGGCTGCTGCACGCCGATCCCCACCCGGGCAACTTCCGGCTCATCACCGGGCCGGACGGCCGGATGCGGCTGGGCGTCCTGGACTTCGGGACCGTCGACCGGCTGCCGGGCGGCTGGCCCAAGTCCATCGGCAGGTCGCTGCGGATGACGCTGGACGGTGACGCCGAGGGGGTCTACGGGCACCTTCGCGCGGAGGGGTTCGTACGGGACTCCAAGGAGCTGGACCCGGATGCGGTGCTCGACTACCTGAAGCCCATCATCGAGCCCGCCGAGGCCGAGGAGTTCACCTTCACCCGGCCGTGGCTGCGCGGCCAGGCGGCGCGCATAGCCGATCCGCGCTCCCCCGCGCACCAGTTGGGGCGTCAGATCAACCTGCCGCCCTCGTACCTGCTGATCCACCGGGTGACGCTGAGCACGATCGGCGTGCTGTGCCAGCTGGGCGCGACGGTCCGGCTCCGCGACGAACTGGAGTCCTGGCTCCCGGGGTTCCTGCCCGACGAGGACTGA
- a CDS encoding M48 family metallopeptidase, producing the protein MFEPRRGGTSAGASGYRRGVSADPPQRAVEVRRSARRRRTVSAYREGDRTVVLIPARMSEAEEQRWVGVMLDKLAAQESKRTLGDAELTERAERLSEQYFSGRARPRSVRWVTNQNTRWGSCTPAEGSIRLSHRLQGMPEYVVDYVLLHELAHLLVPGHGAEFWELLEEYPRTERARGYLEGIVAAERLPKVPAARDE; encoded by the coding sequence ATGTTCGAACCCCGGAGGGGCGGGACTTCCGCCGGGGCGAGCGGGTACCGTCGTGGCGTGTCCGCCGATCCGCCACAGCGCGCCGTCGAAGTCCGCCGGAGCGCGCGCCGCCGCAGGACCGTATCCGCCTACCGCGAGGGTGATCGTACGGTCGTCCTCATCCCTGCCCGGATGTCCGAGGCGGAGGAGCAGCGCTGGGTGGGCGTCATGCTCGACAAACTGGCGGCCCAGGAGAGCAAGCGGACCCTCGGGGACGCGGAACTCACCGAGCGGGCCGAGCGTTTGTCCGAGCAGTACTTCAGCGGTCGCGCCCGCCCGCGTTCCGTCCGCTGGGTCACCAATCAGAACACCCGCTGGGGCTCCTGCACTCCGGCAGAAGGCAGCATCCGGCTTTCCCACCGGCTCCAGGGGATGCCCGAGTACGTCGTCGACTACGTGCTGCTGCACGAGCTGGCGCACCTCCTCGTGCCCGGCCACGGAGCCGAATTCTGGGAGCTGCTGGAGGAGTACCCGCGCACCGAGAGGGCCCGCGGATACCTCGAGGGGATCGTGGCCGCCGAGCGCCTGCCGAAGGTGCCGGCCGCTCGCGACGAATAG
- a CDS encoding dipeptidase: MSDTPADSVVRTYIDTHRAAFLEDLADWLRIPSVSAQPEHADDVRRSAEWLAAKLKETGFPVAEVWETDGAPAVFAEWPSADPAAPTVLVYGHHDVQPAALADGWHTDPFEPVVKDGRMYGRGAADDKGQVFFHTLGVRAHLAATGAAAPAVGLKLLIEGEEESGSPNFRALVEREAARLATDIVIVSDTGMWSETTPTVCTGMRGVADCEIDLHGPDQDIHSGAFGGAVPNPATVAARLVAALHDADERVTIPGFYDNIAELTDAERELIAELPFDEAEWLRTAKSYAASGEAGYSTLERVWARPTAEVNGIGGGYQGPGGKTIVPASAHLKLSFRLVSGQDPYEVEAAVKDWVAERIPAGIRHSITFGAPTRPCLTPLDHPALQSVVRAMGRTFGQKVRFTREGGSGPAADLQDVLDAPVLFLGISVPSDGWHSPNEKVELDLLAKGVETTAYLWGDLAAHWKPASG; the protein is encoded by the coding sequence ATGAGCGACACCCCGGCGGACAGCGTCGTCCGCACGTACATCGACACGCACCGCGCCGCCTTCCTCGAAGACCTCGCCGACTGGCTCCGCATCCCCTCCGTCTCGGCCCAGCCCGAGCACGCGGACGACGTGCGCCGCAGCGCCGAGTGGCTGGCCGCGAAGCTCAAGGAGACCGGTTTCCCGGTCGCCGAGGTCTGGGAGACGGACGGCGCGCCCGCCGTCTTCGCCGAGTGGCCGAGCGCGGATCCCGCCGCTCCCACCGTCCTCGTCTACGGGCACCACGACGTACAGCCCGCCGCCCTCGCCGACGGCTGGCACACCGACCCGTTCGAGCCGGTCGTCAAGGACGGCCGGATGTACGGGCGCGGCGCCGCCGACGACAAGGGCCAGGTGTTCTTCCACACCCTCGGCGTGCGGGCCCACCTCGCCGCGACCGGCGCCGCGGCCCCCGCCGTCGGCCTGAAGCTCCTCATCGAGGGCGAGGAGGAGTCCGGTTCCCCGAACTTCCGCGCCCTCGTCGAGCGCGAGGCGGCCCGCCTCGCCACCGACATCGTGATCGTCTCCGACACCGGCATGTGGTCCGAGACCACCCCCACCGTCTGCACCGGCATGCGCGGCGTGGCCGACTGCGAGATCGACCTGCACGGCCCCGACCAGGACATCCACTCGGGCGCCTTCGGCGGCGCCGTGCCGAACCCGGCCACCGTCGCCGCCCGCCTCGTCGCGGCCCTGCACGACGCCGACGAGCGGGTCACGATCCCCGGCTTCTACGACAACATCGCCGAGCTCACGGACGCCGAGCGCGAGCTGATCGCGGAGCTGCCCTTCGACGAGGCCGAGTGGCTCCGTACGGCCAAGTCCTACGCGGCTTCGGGCGAGGCCGGCTACTCCACGCTGGAGCGCGTCTGGGCCCGTCCGACCGCCGAGGTCAACGGCATCGGCGGCGGCTACCAGGGCCCCGGCGGCAAGACCATCGTGCCCGCCTCGGCGCACCTGAAGCTCTCGTTCCGCCTGGTCTCCGGGCAGGACCCGTACGAGGTCGAGGCGGCCGTCAAGGACTGGGTCGCGGAGCGGATCCCGGCCGGAATCCGGCATTCCATCACCTTCGGCGCCCCCACCCGGCCCTGCCTGACCCCGCTGGACCACCCGGCGCTGCAGTCGGTGGTCCGGGCCATGGGCCGGACCTTCGGCCAGAAGGTGCGCTTCACCCGCGAGGGCGGCTCCGGACCGGCGGCGGACCTCCAGGACGTACTGGACGCCCCTGTCCTGTTCCTCGGAATCTCCGTACCCTCCGACGGCTGGCACTCGCCGAACGAGAAGGTGGAGCTCGATCTGCTCGCCAAGGGAGTCGAGACGACGGCCTACCTCTGGGGCGATCTGGCCGCCCACTGGAAGCCGGCGTCCGGCTGA
- a CDS encoding TerD family protein, which produces MAREFQRGHKAKISDLTAGTDLYVGVQIAGPGLAIDISCFGLDANEQLSDDRYFVFFNQPKSPEEAIQLLGAQSGDAESFRVTLDRIPANIHKLSFAASIDGAGQMSQIGPGYIRIVAGGEEVVRYSFTGSEFSTERALMIGDFYLKDVWRFAAVGQGFDGGLAALLKNFGGEVAEEEEPAQQAQAQAPAGAPGFAPPPQAAAPAPGFGAPAQAPAQAPAPYQAPAQAPAPYQAPAQAPAPYQQPVHAAPTMAAPMGVPLAPPAPAPAPYGQVPPPAPAPAPYGQQPQPSYGQVPGQQSGQYPAQPSGQYPAQPSGQFPGQQPPPYGQQPPGYGQQPMQPVPAVGAGLAAALQPYKEAPTGARWTPQNKQLMRVDLSMGGQAVLARQGSMVLYQGKVDFSYKGAGFAGRIVGNATGQEMQLMRCTGRGQVFLAENGTHLHAIELQGDGICVSAESVLAFDESLQHEVRRIEGHGIPGGALFTMLFQGTGTVIVKTHGTPVVLPVTPTTFADSNAIVAWSAASQVIISSQVRLRRNAYPGHSGETVNLQFRGAPGNFIVVQPYEV; this is translated from the coding sequence ATGGCCAGGGAATTCCAACGCGGTCACAAGGCCAAAATCAGCGATCTGACGGCGGGCACGGACCTGTACGTGGGCGTCCAGATCGCCGGGCCCGGACTCGCCATCGACATCAGCTGTTTCGGCCTCGACGCGAACGAGCAGCTCTCGGACGACCGTTACTTCGTCTTCTTCAACCAGCCGAAGTCGCCGGAAGAGGCCATTCAGCTGCTCGGCGCGCAGTCCGGTGACGCGGAATCCTTCCGGGTGACCCTGGACCGCATTCCGGCGAACATCCACAAGCTCTCCTTCGCCGCCTCGATCGACGGCGCCGGGCAGATGTCGCAGATCGGACCGGGCTACATCCGCATCGTGGCGGGCGGTGAGGAAGTCGTCCGCTACTCCTTCACGGGCTCGGAGTTCAGCACCGAGCGCGCCCTGATGATCGGCGACTTCTACCTCAAGGACGTGTGGCGCTTCGCCGCCGTCGGCCAGGGATTCGACGGCGGGCTCGCCGCGCTGCTCAAGAACTTCGGCGGCGAGGTCGCCGAGGAGGAAGAGCCCGCGCAGCAGGCCCAGGCGCAGGCACCGGCCGGTGCGCCCGGCTTCGCCCCGCCGCCGCAGGCCGCCGCTCCGGCGCCCGGCTTCGGCGCTCCCGCCCAGGCTCCGGCCCAGGCCCCCGCCCCGTACCAGGCCCCGGCGCAGGCTCCCGCCCCGTACCAGGCCCCGGCGCAGGCTCCCGCCCCGTACCAGCAGCCCGTTCACGCGGCCCCCACCATGGCCGCGCCCATGGGCGTCCCGCTGGCACCCCCGGCTCCCGCGCCCGCGCCCTACGGCCAGGTCCCGCCGCCCGCCCCGGCCCCCGCGCCGTACGGGCAGCAGCCGCAGCCCTCGTACGGCCAGGTCCCCGGCCAGCAGTCCGGCCAGTACCCCGCCCAGCCGTCGGGCCAGTACCCCGCCCAGCCGTCCGGCCAGTTCCCCGGCCAGCAGCCGCCCCCGTACGGCCAGCAGCCCCCCGGCTACGGCCAGCAGCCCATGCAGCCGGTCCCCGCCGTCGGCGCCGGGCTCGCCGCAGCCCTCCAGCCGTACAAGGAAGCCCCCACGGGCGCCCGCTGGACCCCGCAGAACAAGCAGCTCATGCGGGTGGACCTGTCGATGGGCGGCCAGGCCGTCCTCGCCCGCCAGGGCAGCATGGTCCTCTACCAGGGCAAGGTGGACTTCAGCTACAAGGGTGCGGGCTTCGCCGGCCGCATCGTCGGCAACGCCACCGGCCAGGAGATGCAGCTCATGCGCTGCACCGGCCGCGGCCAGGTGTTCCTCGCCGAGAACGGGACCCACCTGCACGCCATCGAGCTCCAGGGCGACGGCATCTGCGTCTCCGCCGAGTCCGTCCTCGCCTTCGACGAGTCGCTCCAGCACGAGGTGCGCCGCATCGAGGGCCACGGCATCCCCGGCGGCGCGCTGTTCACGATGCTCTTCCAGGGCACCGGCACGGTGATCGTCAAGACGCACGGCACCCCCGTCGTCCTGCCCGTCACCCCGACCACCTTCGCGGACAGCAACGCCATCGTCGCCTGGTCCGCCGCCTCCCAGGTGATCATTTCCAGTCAGGTCCGGCTGCGCCGCAACGCCTACCCCGGCCACAGCGGGGAGACCGTGAACCTCCAGTTCCGCGGCGCCCCCGGAAACTTCATCGTCGTCCAGCCGTACGAGGTCTGA
- a CDS encoding WhiB family transcriptional regulator, which yields MQLEAHAPSVPKTQTLSPPAVPEDSTLTPLTALTALDDAIENLGVPVACRTYDPEVFFAESPADVEYAKSLCGTCPLVEACLAGALERREPWGVWGGELFVQGVVVARKRPRGRPRKNPVVAA from the coding sequence GTGCAACTCGAAGCGCACGCCCCGTCCGTACCGAAGACCCAGACCCTCTCCCCGCCCGCAGTCCCGGAGGACTCCACCTTGACTCCCCTCACCGCGCTCACCGCGCTCGACGACGCCATCGAGAACCTCGGTGTACCCGTCGCCTGCCGTACCTACGACCCCGAGGTCTTCTTCGCCGAGTCCCCGGCGGACGTCGAGTACGCGAAGTCCCTCTGCGGCACCTGCCCGCTGGTCGAGGCCTGCCTCGCCGGTGCGCTCGAGCGCCGCGAGCCCTGGGGTGTCTGGGGTGGCGAGCTCTTCGTCCAGGGCGTGGTCGTGGCCCGCAAGCGCCCCCGTGGCCGTCCGCGCAAGAACCCGGTTGTCGCGGCATGA
- a CDS encoding TOMM precursor leader peptide-binding protein, producing the protein MYPKMKPALARAWRDLQTVQFGVTPAHAVVLGPVDTATGALLDLIDGTRGMELLRLQGRAMGLPDGRVDDMVRRLASAGLLDDSTVGGPRAQAVRARPEAMARLGPDLGSLSLVHPEPGGDLLGVAARRGIRVQVRGSGRVGGVIASVLAGAGVGRVEVLDGGRAQPADVAPGGLGPASVGRLRAEAARTVVREAAPGRAPRTAESQGPEPGLALVVVAPRDGLQSWAPDPQTAEDWVATGTPHLYAGVLEGTGLVGPLVLPGATACAGCMERDRVDRDPAWPRMLVQWRSIHHRRDSAACDLGLSTAVAGLAAAHALSFLDGELPASTATRWEASLPGLHWRPTPVRSHPECPCGASGHDEAAEAESAARSWPEPAVAVGSERRGGP; encoded by the coding sequence GTGTATCCGAAGATGAAGCCGGCGCTGGCGCGGGCGTGGCGGGATCTGCAGACGGTGCAATTCGGGGTCACGCCCGCCCATGCGGTGGTGCTCGGTCCGGTGGATACGGCGACGGGTGCGCTCCTCGACCTGATCGACGGGACGCGGGGGATGGAGTTGCTGCGCTTGCAGGGCAGGGCGATGGGACTGCCGGACGGCCGGGTCGACGACATGGTGCGGCGGCTGGCTTCGGCCGGGCTGCTCGACGACTCCACGGTCGGCGGGCCGCGGGCCCAGGCGGTGCGGGCCCGGCCGGAGGCCATGGCCCGGCTGGGACCGGACCTGGGTTCGCTGTCCCTGGTCCATCCCGAGCCGGGCGGGGACTTGCTGGGTGTCGCCGCCCGTCGGGGGATACGGGTCCAGGTGCGCGGGAGCGGCCGGGTGGGCGGGGTGATCGCCTCGGTCCTGGCGGGAGCCGGGGTGGGCCGGGTCGAGGTCCTCGACGGGGGCCGCGCGCAGCCCGCGGACGTGGCACCGGGCGGGCTGGGTCCCGCCAGCGTGGGCCGGCTGCGTGCCGAAGCCGCCAGGACGGTGGTCCGCGAGGCGGCCCCGGGGCGCGCACCGCGGACCGCGGAGAGCCAGGGGCCGGAGCCGGGGCTGGCCCTGGTGGTGGTCGCACCCCGGGACGGGCTCCAGTCCTGGGCCCCCGATCCGCAGACGGCGGAGGACTGGGTCGCCACCGGGACCCCGCACCTGTACGCGGGGGTGCTGGAGGGGACCGGGCTGGTGGGGCCGCTGGTCCTGCCCGGAGCCACGGCGTGCGCCGGGTGCATGGAGCGCGATCGGGTGGACCGGGATCCGGCCTGGCCGCGGATGCTGGTCCAGTGGCGCTCGATCCACCACCGCCGGGACTCGGCCGCCTGCGATCTGGGACTGTCCACGGCGGTGGCCGGCCTGGCCGCGGCCCACGCCCTGTCCTTCCTCGACGGCGAACTCCCCGCCTCGACGGCCACCCGCTGGGAGGCCTCCTTGCCCGGCCTCCACTGGCGGCCCACCCCGGTCCGGTCGCACCCCGAGTGCCCGTGTGGTGCGAGCGGCCACGATGAGGCCGCCGAAGCGGAGTCGGCTGCCCGGTCCTGGCCGGAACCTGCCGTGGCAGTGGGCTCGGAGAGGCGCGGAGGGCCATGA